The sequence GACTGGCTGAATCTTTTTGTATACACTACGCCTAACGGAGGTACTGGTGCGGGCTTTACTCTTCTTAACGGTTTTTAGTTTTCTTTTTTCAACAAATATTTTTTCTCTTGAAATTCAGGGTAATGTTGATAATGGAACAAAAGCGCAAATAAAGAAATTTTATTCAAAAAACGGGCGCTCCAAAACAGGAAAGCTGCTCAATTACCTGGGATACGATTTTTTTACTTTTAACAGAAATCAACTGATAATAAGCAATCCCGAGCGGATTGACAATGTTGTTTTCCACGGGAACCTTATATTTCTTGACAATACGCTCCAGGGAGCTTCAGGTTTGGCAAAGGGTGATCCTATATATGCTGAAACTATTGAAAATTCAGCTGAAAAGGTGCGAAAATATTACGTCCGCAACGGTTACAGAAATGCAGAAGTCAGTGTCAGTATTACCGATGGTGATATTGTTTTTCATGTAAGAGAGGGCAAACGTTTTCTGGTAACGGATATCAATGTGAAAAATGCAGATTATCCGGAGTCTTTCAATTTTTTAAATCCAAAGATTTTTGATGAAGAACTTGAAGACAATTACGTAAAAACGATTGAAAACTATTTCCGGGGCAAAGGGTATTTTAATGTATCCACAGATGTCAGTTATGCGAAAAATAACAAATACACTTTTTTCCTGAATATTAACAATCCGGTCTCCTCTGTAATGTCTGTACTGCCAAATTTTCATCAGGGAGTCTCACTAATAGTTTTCGTAAAAAAAGGCAAAGAATTTTCCCTGCGTATAGAAGGCATTGAGGATAATGAAACTGAAAAGTTAGTACGTAGTGAAATAAGCAGAAATTTAAAGGGGATTAGCTCCTTCTATGTCAGATATACGGAAGGTGAGCTGGAAAAACTTCTTACTGATAAAGGATATATAAATCCACAGGCTGTAATTATTGTTAAAGAACAAGAGATTATTGTTGATGTGAATTACGGCGAAAGATTTGTCAATACGAAGGTTAATTTCATATACAACAGTCTTCCTGTAGACAAGTTTTCTGATGAATTTGGCATAAACCGCAGTCTTTTATACAGTAAAAATGAAAAAATAATAAAAAGATTGGTTACAGATAAGCTTTACAGCAAGGGCTATATTTATGCAAAAGTGGAAGATATAAAGTTTACTAAGAGAAACGGACAGCTGTCTGTTGATATAATAATAAATGAGGGGGATATATATAAAGTTGATGATGTTTTTGTGAATGATAAGGAAATTCTGGATAATCTTCAGAGAACGGCAACAGCAAAAGAAGTGAACAATCTGCTGGGGATTGTAAAATCCAATATAAACAATAAATACTACTTTACTTCAATCTCGTTTGACAAATTTATTATGAATAAAGAAAATAATGTGGATTTGGTGTTTAAATCCGATTTATCACGGTTTCGGCTGAACAAAGTGATATCTTCTGACGAAAGCCTGAAGGCTTTTATAAAAGAACATTTTTTTGACAATCCAAAGATTACAAAAGTCAAGATTGATTCTCTTAAAATTTTTCTGGCTTCGGAGAAAAACTATATAAATTATTCGGTGGGTGTTATTCCGATATCGGAAAATGAAGCTGATATTGTTGTTTCAGGCATAAAAGGCGAATCCAATGAAATTTTCGGCGGTTTTGCATATGATGATATAGAAAAATTTAATGTTTTTGCCGGCTACAGAAGATTTGATATCTTTGGCACAGCCCATCAGTTTCAGATATTTACAACATACTCGAGCAGAGAGAAAAGCCTGACTTTTTCTTTGGGGAGCAAAAACTTTTTTGCGCCTAATCTTGCCAATATTTATTCTCTTGGGTGGAAAAAAAGAGATGAGGACACTTTTGAATATGAGCAACTGAAAGCGAGTATACAATTTTTTAAAACATTAAATAATTTTAGATATGGGCTGGGATTATATGCGGAAGAGCTTAATTTTACAGGACTTGTATATGATAAAAATTTTACGGAAAAATTAAGTGATAATTACAGGCTTATAGGAATTCCGTTGTCTGCAGGCAATGCCGGCTCGTATCTCGGACCTGTCATTGAAGTGGAGTATTCTGCAGAGCTTAGATTAAAACCGCTTTTTCAGATAGGCCAAAATAGCTTTATCACCAGTGAACTGAATACGATGCTGAAAATTTATCCGGCTGACAGATTCAGATTTAAACTGAAGAATGACTTTGGGTATATAAGCCGCAATAACACCGATATCCCTCTTACTTACAGGTACACACTTGGGGGACCTTACAGGATGAAAGCCTTTGATTACCGGGATATCGGCACGGAAGATAAAGAGGGGAATGTTTACGGCGGCAGTAGATTTTACTATTTTCTTTTCGGGGCTGAATATGAAATTAGAAATAACGTTTATCTGGGCCCTTTTGTGGAATACGGAAATGCCATAGATCAATGGGATTTCTCGGGCGGATATACAGATGTAGGCATCGCATTGACAGCAGATACAATACTTGGGTCCATTGGAATAAGTTTTGCACACGAAACGGTGGGCAGCAGTAAAAGTGATTCAGCTCTTTATTTAACGTTCAGTGGCTCATTCTGATATGTATTATTGGCAAATCATGTGAGTTCTGTGTTCAGGGTTTTTGATTATTGTTGAAAAACCGGACAAACCAACCAATTGACGAATAACAAATATACAAATAAAGACCCTTGAATAATGTATTCTTATAAATTTTACCACCCCTTAATCCCCTCCTAACTCTTTGATAGGAGGGGAGATAAAACTCCTCCCCTAATTTAGGGGAGGTTGGGTGGGGTACTTATTCAAAGGTTTCAAATAATCAATATACCACTCAACCACTACTCCAATTTTTTTAAAAGAGACTAATTTTATCTTAAAAAATGCTTGACAATTTGTGAAAACAAATTAGAATGATTTTAAAATAAAACAACTAAGGAGGAGTATATGAGTTTAGTAGCAAAAAAGGCACCGGACTTTTCAGAGGATGCAGTTGTTAACAAGGATTTTAAAAAGGTTCATCTTGAAGATTACAAAGGAAAATGGGTTGTACTGTTTTTCTATCCGCTGGATTTCACTTTTGTATGTCCCACTGAAATCACAGCTTTAAGTGATGCTTATGAAGAGTTTAAAAAGCGCAATTGTGAGATTGTCGGTGTTTCCACTGACAGTAAATTTTCTCACTTAGCATGGATTAACACACCGAGAGAAGAAGGCGGACTGGGTGATTTGAATTATCCTTTGGTGGCCGATTTTGCCAAAAGGGTTTCCGAAGAGTACGGCGTGCTTCTACCGGAAGGAATGGCTTTAAGAGCGACCTTCATTATTGACCCTGAAGGTAATGTTCAATTTGAACTTATTCACGATTTGGGAATCGGTAGAAATGTAAATGAAATTTTAAGAAACCTTGATGCTTTACAATACACCAGAGAACACGGTGAAGTTTGCCCCGCAGGATGGGAGCCCGGTAAAGATACAATGACACCGGATCCAGAGAAGATGAAGGAATTTTTCAGGAAAAATCCTCAGGGGCACCAGTAACAGATAAGGCTTTTTCAAAAGCTGGAGGAAATCTTAAAAATTTTCTTCATACAAACCTCCCTATTGTCCGCTTTCGAGCGGACTTTTTTATTTGTTAATTTAAGACCATTGAATAATGTATTCTTATAAATTTTACCACCCCTTAATCCCCTCCTAACTCTTTGGTAGGAGGGGAGATAAAGCTCCTCCCCTAAATTAGGGGGGTTGGGTGGGGTACTTATTCAAAGGCCTTTTATTTGTGTATTAGTTGAGCAGTACATTTGTTATTGGTGGGAGCAATCGGTACCTCAGTTTCTTTGATACCGTTAATACTTTTACTACCCATACTACCTCAAGTACCTACCCAATCACCCATCACACATTACGCATCACGACTTAAGTGTTAAGTTGAGAAAATGTGTTTACATCCAGATACTTGCCTATGGGTTTATACATTTTGACGTTGTCAAAATGTTGTCCGAATTTTTCATGAAGGAGACCGTCGTGAATCGCCCATGAGCGCCCCCTTAAACTGTTCCAGTATTCTTTCTTTCTGAAGATATTACTGTTATTAAGGGACCTGTAAAGGCTTCCGCCGGGTTTGAATTCTTTATCAATAGTTTCCATAAGATTCTTTCCGTGTATGTAGGCAAATCCTTTCTTTTCGTAAAAAATCGCGTTATTATAAGCCAGCGGGTCTGTTTCGATAAGATGCTTATCCATCGGTTCAGCAAAGTTTTCAAGCCTCTCCAGAAGTTCATCAAAAATTTTTAAGCCTTTTCTTGCCTGGTGGGGGAATAATCCATCTTTCAAGGCTTTTTCTTCTTCCGGAATGTTTCTGATCATTGTGGCAAAGTAATTCTGGTGACCGAATTTATCTGAAAAAACATCGTAGAAAGGATAGTGGGGGTCACCTGTGACAATTAATGACAGTTCAATCTGATAGTATATTGTGTC comes from Flexistipes sp. and encodes:
- a CDS encoding POTRA domain-containing protein — translated: MRALLFLTVFSFLFSTNIFSLEIQGNVDNGTKAQIKKFYSKNGRSKTGKLLNYLGYDFFTFNRNQLIISNPERIDNVVFHGNLIFLDNTLQGASGLAKGDPIYAETIENSAEKVRKYYVRNGYRNAEVSVSITDGDIVFHVREGKRFLVTDINVKNADYPESFNFLNPKIFDEELEDNYVKTIENYFRGKGYFNVSTDVSYAKNNKYTFFLNINNPVSSVMSVLPNFHQGVSLIVFVKKGKEFSLRIEGIEDNETEKLVRSEISRNLKGISSFYVRYTEGELEKLLTDKGYINPQAVIIVKEQEIIVDVNYGERFVNTKVNFIYNSLPVDKFSDEFGINRSLLYSKNEKIIKRLVTDKLYSKGYIYAKVEDIKFTKRNGQLSVDIIINEGDIYKVDDVFVNDKEILDNLQRTATAKEVNNLLGIVKSNINNKYYFTSISFDKFIMNKENNVDLVFKSDLSRFRLNKVISSDESLKAFIKEHFFDNPKITKVKIDSLKIFLASEKNYINYSVGVIPISENEADIVVSGIKGESNEIFGGFAYDDIEKFNVFAGYRRFDIFGTAHQFQIFTTYSSREKSLTFSLGSKNFFAPNLANIYSLGWKKRDEDTFEYEQLKASIQFFKTLNNFRYGLGLYAEELNFTGLVYDKNFTEKLSDNYRLIGIPLSAGNAGSYLGPVIEVEYSAELRLKPLFQIGQNSFITSELNTMLKIYPADRFRFKLKNDFGYISRNNTDIPLTYRYTLGGPYRMKAFDYRDIGTEDKEGNVYGGSRFYYFLFGAEYEIRNNVYLGPFVEYGNAIDQWDFSGGYTDVGIALTADTILGSIGISFAHETVGSSKSDSALYLTFSGSF
- a CDS encoding peroxiredoxin, which codes for MSLVAKKAPDFSEDAVVNKDFKKVHLEDYKGKWVVLFFYPLDFTFVCPTEITALSDAYEEFKKRNCEIVGVSTDSKFSHLAWINTPREEGGLGDLNYPLVADFAKRVSEEYGVLLPEGMALRATFIIDPEGNVQFELIHDLGIGRNVNEILRNLDALQYTREHGEVCPAGWEPGKDTMTPDPEKMKEFFRKNPQGHQ